A window of Cydia fagiglandana chromosome Z, ilCydFagi1.1, whole genome shotgun sequence genomic DNA:
CAGTCCCTTTTTGTTGTAAGGTGCATTAATCTCTTAACGTAACGAACCATCTATTTCCACTTTTCACGAGTCTCTTGCCCACGACACATTTGACTGCTGTAGGTAGGTAACCTTTTGCGCAAATATGGTTGCACCAATCGTTTGCGAATTCATGGAAAAAGATGGAACACGAATATTTATTTGGCCAAATACGGCAGTCTGTTACCGGCGTCAGAACGATTGATATGATGGCTTCTACGTACGAATACACAGCATAGGTATAAAAAGACTTTCTATTATGATTGACAGTCtgtaaaaattataaatcatTTACATATTTCCGCCCCTAATCTTCCCTCTGCTACCTCAGAGGCTCTGAGATTCAGATATGTAATGTAGTAGATTCCTAAAAGCGCTGTACAGTTGTAATTGCTACTCACCACGTCCAGGCACTTGCTGATACAGTGCTTGAAGCCCGCGGAGCCGCAGGGCAGGCTGGGCGCGTCGGTGTCGTAGGTGACGACGGGCTCGCCCTGCGGGGGCCCCCGCGGCCTGCTCCGCCGCCCCTCCTTGATGCCCACTTGCTGGGACATGAACACGCCGCATTGACATGGCTCTACCTGCTCGTTACACaaagttatattattttattataaatcattaattttatttgtcaaaaatcagggtataaaacaaaataaaacattactcTTATGAGAACTTGAGTGATTTTAACACACTCATGTTAACTTCGCTTGTAATTGTATTACCTTGATAACAGTTATTTCAAACCAAAGCCGTAACGATCTTAAACTTGTTATTTTAGCACGCctcgcctctattgtcaaggcgttagagtgcttatTCGGATATTGTGATCACcgcggccgctccgatatatctgatggcgactgtgttATGTATAAAGATGACACAATCATGTTATCATCGAGCGGTTCTGATCTTGGAACCAGAAGATGGATAGTAAAACTCTTCGGTGACAACGAGTAGGCCCCTCGAGATTGAGCTCGTACTTATGATGTTTTGACAATTGGCAATTAAATAAATTGGTATTTGGTAAGTTCGGTCATACCATGCGTGGGCATAGAAAAACCATGCAAAACATGGAATTTATAGCGCAAGACTACGGCAAACAATCGAATAAGTTTTTCAATGGCGATTACGTCTGTTATGCGTGATGAGGCAATAACTGCGGCCGTTGTTTCTTACCCCATCAACGTCCTCATCATATTCCACGTCCTCGAGGGACTTGGCGCTCTCGAAGTCGTCCCGCTTGGCCTTCCGCCGAGCCTCGGCGCTCGCCACCAGGCACAGGCCCGCCAACACAGCCAGCCACCAGTTGCCGCACATTGCGTGTTCGGCTGCTACGTTTTTCCTTAAGAAAAACACATACATTATGTTACATTACCGCTATTACCAGAAAATTAGAAAAGGGTCAAGAAATTTTGTACATAATATACGTCCAGACACTTCATTAGGGTTAAGTTTTACAACTTGCGTGTGTATCCGATCGACGGATTTGatgatttatattttatttatgaaggtATTTGAGTCACTTACCACATATCAAGTCGATTGTAAATACACCGATGGCATTGCTTTTAGATAATATACGTTACACCATTCGT
This region includes:
- the LOC134678292 gene encoding follicle cell protein 3C-1 is translated as MCGNWWLAVLAGLCLVASAEARRKAKRDDFESAKSLEDVEYDEDVDGVEPCQCGVFMSQQVGIKEGRRSRPRGPPQGEPVVTYDTDAPSLPCGSAGFKHCISKCLDVILKYLPRAGPVICGAVERDVHREKAFLFIKNCGGDWTPTNFSAGKEFCCTDGQHHKC